The following coding sequences lie in one Alosa sapidissima isolate fAloSap1 chromosome 15, fAloSap1.pri, whole genome shotgun sequence genomic window:
- the LOC121684413 gene encoding mRNA decay activator protein ZFP36L1 → MPSDFLTPFLELDDEFCKNFRSLDMTDGAPPTTQRQRAVGFQRRHSLCPVTLPNSKFNSGSFDTSGDSPLWPLSTVNQQWNQQQQLPRSTLNQIPFRVDRSVSMIEGHVSSLGSTEQPPPLTTSTVLMPPPGLSISTSSLSSPKSLTPTPSISTRYKTELCRTYEENGTCKYGAKCQFAHGMDELRGLNRHPKYKTEPCRTFHTIGFCPYGARCHFIHNADEQLDGTAPNARQKIRERPQLMRQSVSFAGFSSQPLTGFQAVHEPMTFSRASSVSPPPSTGSPDLLSPFFPEPRALKQSYPLSADLDSDHIIANPRVFRLADSKVSSGFAPKTVAHNCHRNAFTFTGLPALQRSTSADSLSDQEGYTSSSSLSGCESPSFEGRRLPIFSRLSVSDD, encoded by the exons ATGCCATCTGATTTCTTAACTCCATTTTTGGAGCTGGACGATGAGTTCTGCAAG AATTTCCGCAGTCTGGACATGACAGATGGCGCACCACCCACCACACAGAGGCAGCGCGCCGTGGGCTTCCAGCGTAGACATTCCCTTTGCCCGGTTACCCTGCCAAACTCCAAGTTCAACAGTGGCAGTTTCGATACCAGCGGCGACTCTCCTCTCTGGCCCCTCAGCACAGTCAACCAGCAATGGAACCAGCAGCAACAGTTGCCCCGCTCCACTCTCAACCAGATCCCCTTTCGAGTGGATCGATCAGTCAGCATGATTGAAGGCCACGTTAGCAGCCTGGGAAGCACCGAGCAACCGCCACCACTGACCACCTCTACTGTTCTCATGCCCCCGCCAGGCTTAAGTATAAGCACCAGCTCGCTGTCCTCCCCAAAGTCCCTGACGCCAACTCCTTCCATCTCGACTCGTTACAAGACCGAGTTGTGCCGCACATACGAAGAGAATGGCACTTGCAAGTACGGGGCCAAATGTCAGTTCGCACATGGCATGGATGAGCTGCGTGGTCTCAACAGGCACCCAAAGTACAAGACGGAGCCGTGTCGCACCTTCCATACCATCGGCTTCTGCCCTTATGGCGCACGCTGTCACTTTATTCACAACGCAGACGAGCAGCTGGATGGCACGGCGCCAAACGCCAGGCAGAAGATAAGAGAGCGACCACAGCTCATGCGTCAGAGCGTCAGCTTCGCCGGTTTCTCCTCGCAGCCACTCACTGGCTTCCAAGCCGTCCACGAGCCCATGACCTTCTCGAGGGCCTCCTCCGTGTCTCCACCCCCCTCGACCGGCAGCCCTGACCTGCTCTCGCCTTTCTTCCCCGAGCCCCGGGCACTGAAACAAAGCTATCCTCTCTCCGCCGACCTGGACAGCGACCACATCATCGCGAACCCCCGCGTGTTCAGGCTCGCGGATTCCAAAGTAAGCTCCGGTTTTGCTCCCAAGACAGTGGCGCACAATTGCCACCGCAATGCATTCACATTTACCGGCCTGCCTGCGCTTCAACGCAGCACGTCTGCCGACTCCCTCTCCGACCAGGAGGGATACACAAGCTCCAGCAGCCTCAGTGGTTGTGAGTCCCCAAGTTTTGAGGGCAGACGACTCCCCATCTTTAGCCGCTTGTCTGTTTCAGACGACTAA